The Ranitomeya variabilis isolate aRanVar5 chromosome 7, aRanVar5.hap1, whole genome shotgun sequence genome includes a window with the following:
- the MFAP4 gene encoding microfibril-associated glycoprotein 4, with protein MEAVGRLGHYILLLLLVVLSSVGSQQSGKQNGDHLCSTSDQYPVDCEDVCENGDEDSGPYVIYPAGPGIAVPVYCDMSTDSGKWTVIQRRFNGTLGFYRGWNDYKIGFGRADGEYWLGLHYMYLLTLRNKYELRIDLGDFENNMTFARYSEFSISPYSLNPEEDGYTLHVDGFSDGGAGDSLSYHNGMKFSTYDSDRDVYLQNCAALFTSGFWYRACHLANLNGAYLPGAHLSLGSGIIWSQWRGLYYSLKTTEMKIRRQ; from the exons ATGGAG GCTGTGGGGCGCCTCGGACactacatcctcctcctcctgctggtgGTCCTCAGCTCGGTGGGGAGTCAGCAATCAGGAAAGCAGAACGGGGATCATT TGTGTTCCACCTCTGACCAGTATCCTGTAGATTGTGAAGACGTGTGTGAGAACGGAGATGAGGACAGCGGCCCGTATGTCATCTACCCGGCCGGACCAGGCATTGCGGTGCCCGTGTACTGTGACATGAGCACGGACAGCGGAAAGTGGACG GTCATACAGAGGAGGTTCAACGGCACGCTGGGCTTCTACCGGGGCTGGAACGACTATAAGATTGGCTTTGGGAGAGCGGATGGAGAGTATTGGCTGG GGCTACACTACATGTATCTCCTCACTCTCCGGAATAAGTATGAGCTGAGGATCGACCTGGGAGACTTCGAGAACAACATGACCTTCGCCAGGTACTCAGAGTTCTCCATCTCCCCATACAGCCTCAACCCAGAGGAGGACGGCTACACGCTGCATGTGGATGGCTTCAGTGATGGAGGGGCAG GTGATTCTCTGTCCTATCACAATGGAATGAAGTTCTCTACGTATGACAGTGACCGTGATGTCTATCTCCAGAACTGTGCTGCGCTCTTCACCAGTGGCTTCTGGTACAGAGCATGTCATCTGGCCAACTTGAATGGTGCTTATCTCCCTGGCGCTCACCTGTCCCTCGGTAGTGGCATCATCTGGTCTCAGTGGAGAGGTCTTTACTATTCTCTGAAGACCACGGAAATGAAGATAAGACGGCAGTGA